GAATGCAGGCGAAACCTGCACCGCTTGTCGAGAAGATATGAAAGCTTATTGCGAATCTGCCGGAGCTAACACTCAATCACAATTACAGGGGGCGCTTTAGGAAATTTTTCTAACTCTTTTAGAATGTCCTTAAGCGTTCCTCTGTATTGAATTTCATCATCTGCCGTTAGGTTTAGACCCCAAGAAAATGCGATGGTTTTTTTGGAATACTTCGCAATTTCTTGAATTACTTTTTTATACCGATAGGGAGTCTCATACATTACGAGAGTATGTCCAAGCGACAAATAACGGTTAATCTCTATCTTTCGTTTCTCTTCTTCTCGATTTAAAAACCCAATAAACGTAAACGGTGAAATTCTAAATCCACAGAGCGCCAACGCACAAGTAAGCGCACTGGCTCCGGGGACAATTTTTACTTCTATTCCATTTCTTACAGCAAGATTGACAAGTCCACTTCCCGGATCTTCTATTCCCGGAGTTCCGGCATCTGAAATCAAGCAAGTCAAATAACTCTCTTTCAGTAAACCCAAAAGACGATTCATTTCCGAATCATCGGAATGCTCATTTAGTAATTCAAATTCTTTATCAATTCCATTTAGCTTTAAAAGTTTGGAAGTTTCTTTGTGCTCTTCCCCAATGATTAAATCTGCCTGCTGCAATTTCTCGATTGCATTCATAGCAATATCGCGCTCATTTCCGATAGGGACTGATATGATATATAATATACTCATGGTTTAATAAAATACGGTCAATCCAATCTGTCATTCCCGAAACCTGTCCCCGAAATCTTTTATCGGGGATCTAGTCGGGAATCTGTCATTCTTGAGACCCCTTTTCGAGTGTGACATTTGTGGTTTCATCTAAATACTGGCTGGATCAGGCAATTAATACTTCTACATTTATCGGCTAATTCTGAGTTTCCTTTGTCAATTAAAACTCCGAACCGAGTGGCAGATTTGAGGAGAGGAAAGTCATTCTCTGAATCTCCAAACGCCAAATCAGCATTTGCCCCTACTCTTTCCCACAAAGCTTTGACTTTGCCCTCTCCATAGGTGTAAGGCTCGACGATTTCTACGGTAGAAATTCCTTCTTTTTCTAAAAGACTCATACCAATTACATTTTCCGGTGGGATTGAGAAGACTGGACTTACTTCTCGTATAATAGTTTCCGGTGAGGCGGTAACGATAAAAATCTTCCATTGCTTTTCTAACATAAACTTAACTAGCCCAATCATTTCTTTGTAGGGACTAACGCTTGTATTATCCTTGCGTTTGAGTTCTGCCTTCCAGACTTTCTTGGCGAAGCTACGAATTTTCTTTTCAGTCCAACCTGAAAACAAAAAGGATGACCAGCGATAAGCACTCTCCACGCCTTCCGCTTTCATTTTGTCAGAGTATTCCTTCCAGACAAATTCATTGAGTAGAGTAGGATTTTTCTCTCTCAACTTCCAGACTCTTTCTGCTTTTGTTTTGTCGTGAAAGAAATCTAGAAAATTTACCTTTAGCGATTTGAGTCCGTCAGCGATGAGTGCATTCATGACTGTCTCACCAAAGTCATTTTTAATTAATGTATTATCAAAATCAAAGGCTGCTAGTCCGGGAGATTTGCATATTTCCCAGACTAAGCTTGCATGATTTTCTCTTGTCCAATTTCTAAGCGGAAATGTCGAAATGGGTTTACTGATAGTCAGTCCTTATAAATCTACTTCTTTTAAAACTGCTAATTTATCGTTTTCATTTGGAAAGTAATGTTCAGGGTTTAAAATTACACTTTGGTATCTTACTTCAAAGTGCAAGTGTGGACCTGTGGAATGACCGGTGCTTCCTGAGAACGCAATGATCTGTCCTTTCGAAACTGTATCCCCTTCTTTCACAAGCAAAATAGAATTATGCGCATAAAGAGTTTGAATCTGATTTATATTATGTTGAATTGTAATTGAAAGTCCGTAATTTCCCTGGCTTCGAGCAAACAGGATTATACCATCATTAGCCGCAAGCACTGGGGAACGGTTTGGACAGGCAATGTCAATTCCAGTATGCATTAAAGTTCTTCTGAGTCCGAGCTTGGATGATATTTTGGAAT
The Leptospiraceae bacterium genome window above contains:
- a CDS encoding 16S rRNA methyltransferase, with the translated sequence MSILYIISVPIGNERDIAMNAIEKLQQADLIIGEEHKETSKLLKLNGIDKEFELLNEHSDDSEMNRLLGLLKESYLTCLISDAGTPGIEDPGSGLVNLAVRNGIEVKIVPGASALTCALALCGFRISPFTFIGFLNREEEKRKIEINRYLSLGHTLVMYETPYRYKKVIQEIAKYSKKTIAFSWGLNLTADDEIQYRGTLKDILKELEKFPKAPPVIVIEC
- a CDS encoding haloacid dehalogenase-like hydrolase, whose protein sequence is MTISKPISTFPLRNWTRENHASLVWEICKSPGLAAFDFDNTLIKNDFGETVMNALIADGLKSLKVNFLDFFHDKTKAERVWKLREKNPTLLNEFVWKEYSDKMKAEGVESAYRWSSFLFSGWTEKKIRSFAKKVWKAELKRKDNTSVSPYKEMIGLVKFMLEKQWKIFIVTASPETIIREVSPVFSIPPENVIGMSLLEKEGISTVEIVEPYTYGEGKVKALWERVGANADLAFGDSENDFPLLKSATRFGVLIDKGNSELADKCRSINCLIQPVFR
- a CDS encoding M23 family metallopeptidase, whose amino-acid sequence is MRKRYIIFLLMGMMLWSKVSTIANSSKKALKVDNEFIQTLNDKQGKWLIPREMPGSVESYLREIDSNMEELRASNQLTSSEPIPMTRPLFFPYGEKYSKSLLIQGKGREIIQSDYRELIWPVGTPNSKISSKLGLRRTLMHTGIDIACPNRSPVLAANDGIILFARSQGNYGLSITIQHNINQIQTLYAHNSILLVKEGDTVSKGQIIAFSGSTGHSTGPHLHFEVRYQSVILNPEHYFPNENDKLAVLKEVDL